In Pseudoalteromonas carrageenovora IAM 12662, the following proteins share a genomic window:
- the topA gene encoding type I DNA topoisomerase, giving the protein MGKSLVIVESPAKAKTINKYLGNDFIVKSSIGHVRDLPTSGSSKAKVPATKTPAEVRKMEPEEKAAYKQQRDYTNLVARMGIDPEKGWKPHYEILPGKEKVVQELQKLAENADQIYLATDLDREGEAIAWHLQEIIGGEPEKYKRVVFNEITKNAIQQAFETPGELNTDMVYAQQTRRFLDRVVGFMVSPLLWAKVARGLSAGRVQSVAVRLLVEREREIKAFIPEEFWDIHADVKNAESELRLEVAKQAGKPFKPVNEAQATEAVKSLENAEYKVISVEEKPSKSRPSAPFITSTMQQAASTRLGYGVKKTMMLAQRLYEGGYITYMRTDSTNLSKDAVEMCREYVTQEFGDKYLPKDPINYSSKGNAQEAHEAIRPSSVSVLSGHVEGVDADAKKLYELIWRQFVACQMVPAEYDLTTLTVAANDFQLKAKGRVLRFDGWTKVQPAVRKKNEEDQSLPAVKEGEVLSLIELDPKQHFTKPPARFSEASLVKELEKRGIGRPSTYASIISTIQDRGYVRVENRRFFAEKMGEIVTDRLVENFTDLMNFDFTAKMEGRLDDIAEGERVWTQVLDKFYADFSTQLNIAKDEPEQGGMRLNQMVETDIDCPTCGRKMGIRTASTGVFLGCTGYSLPPKERCTTTMNLVSGDEAVAADVEDEETEKLMQMKRCPICETAMDSYLIDETRKLHVCGNNPACKGHIVEEGTFKIKGYDGPIIECDKCGSDMELKSGRFGKYFGCNNEECKNTRKLLKNGEAAPPKEDPVHITELECEKSDAYFVLRDGAAGIFLAANTFPKSRETRAPKVEELKRFRDRISPKFYYLADAPVKDPDGNLAVVRYSRKNKSQYVMTEVDGKATGWTAHYEAGKWVEEAKKKAAPKKKAAAKKAPAKAKAKPKVKKED; this is encoded by the coding sequence ATGGGCAAATCGCTAGTAATTGTAGAGTCACCTGCTAAGGCTAAAACAATTAATAAATATTTAGGTAATGATTTTATCGTAAAGTCCAGTATCGGACATGTACGAGACTTACCTACTTCAGGTTCGAGCAAAGCTAAAGTGCCGGCAACTAAAACGCCAGCAGAAGTACGCAAAATGGAACCAGAAGAAAAAGCAGCGTATAAACAGCAACGAGATTACACAAATTTAGTTGCGCGTATGGGTATCGATCCTGAAAAAGGATGGAAACCTCATTACGAAATATTGCCAGGTAAAGAAAAAGTTGTTCAAGAATTACAAAAATTGGCTGAAAATGCAGACCAAATATACCTCGCAACGGATTTGGATAGAGAAGGGGAGGCAATTGCTTGGCACCTTCAAGAAATTATTGGTGGAGAACCTGAAAAGTATAAGCGTGTAGTTTTTAACGAAATTACTAAAAATGCGATTCAACAAGCTTTCGAAACCCCTGGTGAGTTAAATACCGATATGGTTTACGCTCAGCAAACACGTCGCTTTTTAGACCGTGTTGTAGGCTTTATGGTTTCGCCTTTGTTGTGGGCAAAAGTCGCACGTGGGCTTTCAGCAGGTCGAGTACAGTCAGTTGCAGTTCGTTTACTTGTAGAGCGCGAGCGTGAAATTAAAGCATTTATTCCAGAAGAATTTTGGGATATTCATGCTGATGTTAAAAACGCTGAATCAGAGTTACGTTTAGAAGTAGCCAAACAAGCAGGTAAGCCATTTAAGCCTGTAAATGAAGCACAGGCTACAGAAGCAGTTAAAAGCCTTGAGAATGCCGAATATAAAGTAATAAGTGTTGAGGAAAAACCAAGTAAGAGTCGCCCAAGTGCTCCTTTTATTACTTCAACTATGCAACAGGCTGCAAGTACTCGTTTAGGGTATGGTGTTAAAAAGACCATGATGCTTGCTCAGCGCTTGTATGAAGGTGGTTACATTACCTATATGCGTACCGACTCAACTAATCTATCTAAAGATGCTGTTGAAATGTGCCGCGAATATGTAACACAAGAGTTTGGTGATAAATATTTACCAAAAGATCCAATTAATTACAGTTCAAAAGGTAATGCACAAGAAGCGCATGAGGCAATTCGACCTTCGAGTGTAAGTGTGCTTTCTGGGCATGTAGAAGGTGTAGATGCGGATGCTAAAAAGCTTTATGAGCTAATTTGGCGCCAATTTGTAGCGTGCCAAATGGTACCTGCAGAATACGACTTAACAACACTGACTGTTGCAGCTAACGATTTTCAACTTAAAGCTAAAGGGCGAGTGCTTCGCTTTGATGGTTGGACAAAAGTACAGCCGGCAGTACGCAAAAAGAATGAAGAAGATCAATCATTACCAGCTGTTAAAGAAGGCGAAGTACTTAGTTTAATTGAGCTTGACCCTAAGCAACACTTTACTAAGCCGCCAGCGCGTTTTAGTGAAGCAAGCCTAGTAAAAGAGCTTGAAAAACGTGGTATTGGTCGACCATCTACGTATGCATCAATTATTTCAACGATACAAGATCGTGGTTATGTACGCGTAGAAAACCGTCGTTTCTTTGCTGAAAAAATGGGTGAAATAGTTACCGACCGTTTAGTTGAAAACTTCACTGATTTAATGAATTTTGATTTTACAGCAAAAATGGAAGGTCGTTTAGATGACATCGCCGAAGGCGAACGTGTTTGGACACAAGTACTTGATAAATTTTATGCTGATTTTTCTACTCAGTTAAACATAGCTAAAGATGAACCCGAGCAAGGTGGTATGCGCCTTAATCAAATGGTTGAAACCGATATTGACTGTCCTACATGTGGCAGAAAAATGGGGATTCGAACAGCATCAACGGGTGTGTTCTTAGGGTGTACAGGTTATAGCTTACCGCCTAAAGAGCGTTGTACTACAACGATGAATTTAGTGTCGGGTGATGAAGCTGTTGCTGCTGATGTAGAGGATGAAGAAACTGAAAAGCTAATGCAAATGAAGCGTTGCCCAATTTGTGAAACGGCAATGGATTCATACCTTATCGATGAAACTCGAAAACTGCATGTCTGTGGTAACAACCCTGCATGTAAAGGGCATATAGTTGAAGAGGGCACTTTTAAGATTAAAGGTTACGATGGGCCCATTATCGAGTGTGATAAATGTGGTTCTGACATGGAGCTTAAATCAGGTCGTTTTGGTAAGTACTTTGGCTGTAATAACGAAGAGTGTAAAAATACTCGTAAGTTACTCAAAAATGGGGAAGCAGCGCCACCTAAAGAAGATCCTGTTCATATTACTGAGCTTGAATGTGAAAAGTCTGATGCATACTTTGTACTGCGTGATGGTGCGGCAGGTATATTTTTAGCTGCTAATACGTTCCCTAAATCACGTGAAACACGCGCACCTAAGGTAGAAGAGTTAAAACGCTTTAGAGATCGTATTTCACCTAAGTTTTATTACTTAGCAGATGCCCCAGTTAAAGACCCTGATGGTAATCTTGCCGTTGTGCGTTATAGCCGTAAAAATAAATCTCAGTATGTAATGACTGAAGTAGACGGTAAAGCAACTGGCTGGACTGCTCATTATGAAGCGGGTAAATGGGTAGAAGAAGCGAAGAAAAAAGCTGCGCCTAAAAAGAAAGCGGCTGCTAAAAAAGCACCAGCTAAAGCAAAAGCAAAGCCTAAAGTTAAAAAAGAAGATTAA
- a CDS encoding Ig-like domain-containing protein, producing MPLMRLLGILLLSFLLTACGGGGSLEKDGTIGDDDDTTTETSTYTVSLKGYLQSSDTESNTVTAAAPLQLKATLEDEDGDAVAGERITFTLADTIGELNPTTGTALTQSDGIATIELTAGENAGAGEVTATYTIDSVSYTDTFAFESDGAQSTDPQLEVTIVNSSGESARSVDYENPVTAQVVLLIDDEPAAFKLVEFVLTGLGTINPTNGTALTNDQGIATISLLAGTEAGAGSIVATYTDNENTVFSSDAYTFTTEGDAPVQGESLDFSISLSLTSSTTLAEISTISATDSGVIKATILDGDGVEVDGAVVNFSSTLGNLIPSIGTALTNESGVASLNLTSGTVEGAGEITAQYEGVEQTLGFYTRGDAVNPDQSTADISFSILENCPANFKSVRDASSCEAVTSISGDSTAILYIEVTNEDSTTPLTQTLVTATTTIGTITPSTGTAITDANGIALLDIVPGQDVGAGEITVSVLDSNLTKAFQIAAVDIEIAISSSIAADELLAAGATALISIEISKDGELYTTPLTVEFSSGCVSSGQALIDETVTSIGGFARSTYRPLTCVGGDIITATVITGGDTVSANTTINVSPANIGFLQFVEVTEPVIALKGTGGADRTEISEVTFKLVDSNGNDLASRTVNFELSTSVGGITLGTASAITNASGEVTTSVLSGSIATPVRVIASSEEDVDGSTVIVTAPSDILVVSTGIADQNSFSLSRSIFNPHALNVDGNTVAVNARLADHFNNPVPDGTAVTFITEGGVIEPSCVTTSGTCSVTWTSSNPRPFTDSMYENSITQKCDGGLPCPLGILNNDLTVDLPLGGRATVHAYAIGEETFSDLNGNGYFDSEDFFDDLFDIPEAFIDNNEDGSYGGKDCNDGTDPCSRDNSTGDEFEEFVDFDGNGAWTTQNGLYNGLLCREEGEIAGICSRQMVNVFQNQEIVMSGDTAFFRLVTYADDCSAIVGASASEVRVNSDPTSPLVRRSQNDATSQLMCQVDSIDLTQTATGTSSLSLTVFIADIYNNPMPAETTISISTDNGILIGTDSYTYPNTTSIVPVGLSFGITREDLDGGNEQFSGFLTISAEAPSGLETTLSINVTDDL from the coding sequence ATGCCTTTAATGCGACTGCTCGGCATTTTATTGCTTAGTTTTTTACTCACAGCCTGTGGTGGCGGTGGGTCACTTGAAAAAGATGGCACCATCGGTGATGACGATGATACAACAACCGAGACATCCACATACACTGTGAGCTTAAAAGGTTACCTGCAATCAAGTGATACGGAATCTAATACCGTTACAGCTGCAGCACCTCTCCAGCTAAAAGCTACACTTGAAGATGAAGACGGGGATGCAGTTGCTGGTGAACGAATAACCTTTACCTTAGCTGATACAATAGGTGAGCTAAACCCAACTACGGGTACAGCCCTCACACAATCAGACGGTATAGCGACCATTGAGCTAACGGCTGGTGAAAATGCAGGTGCAGGGGAAGTAACAGCAACTTATACAATCGACAGTGTTAGTTACACTGATACATTTGCTTTTGAATCAGATGGTGCCCAGTCAACAGATCCTCAGTTAGAAGTTACTATAGTCAACTCATCAGGTGAGTCAGCTAGAAGTGTTGATTATGAAAACCCAGTTACGGCCCAGGTTGTGCTATTAATTGATGATGAGCCAGCCGCTTTTAAGTTAGTTGAATTTGTACTAACAGGTTTAGGTACAATTAATCCAACAAATGGTACTGCATTAACGAACGACCAAGGCATTGCAACTATCAGCCTTTTAGCTGGAACAGAAGCTGGTGCAGGTTCAATAGTTGCTACTTACACTGATAACGAAAACACAGTATTTAGCTCTGATGCATATACTTTTACTACCGAAGGCGACGCGCCAGTTCAAGGTGAGTCATTAGATTTTTCAATTAGTTTAAGTCTTACATCTTCAACAACACTTGCAGAAATTAGTACCATAAGTGCTACAGACAGTGGTGTTATAAAAGCAACAATTTTAGATGGCGATGGGGTTGAAGTTGACGGCGCTGTAGTTAATTTCTCTTCTACGTTAGGTAATTTGATTCCAAGTATTGGCACAGCGTTAACAAACGAAAGTGGCGTGGCTTCACTTAATTTAACCTCTGGGACTGTTGAAGGTGCCGGTGAAATAACAGCACAATATGAAGGAGTTGAACAAACGTTAGGTTTTTACACTCGAGGTGATGCTGTAAATCCTGATCAAAGCACTGCTGATATTAGTTTTTCAATTTTAGAAAATTGCCCTGCAAACTTTAAGTCAGTAAGAGATGCAAGCTCGTGTGAAGCAGTCACAAGTATTTCGGGCGACTCAACCGCTATTCTTTATATAGAGGTTACAAACGAAGACTCTACTACACCACTTACGCAAACATTGGTAACAGCCACAACTACTATTGGTACTATTACCCCATCAACCGGTACCGCTATTACCGATGCTAATGGCATTGCACTGTTAGATATTGTACCAGGGCAAGATGTAGGTGCTGGCGAAATTACAGTTTCAGTACTTGATAGTAATTTAACAAAGGCATTTCAAATTGCTGCTGTAGATATAGAAATTGCTATTTCGAGCTCAATTGCTGCTGATGAGCTTTTAGCCGCAGGTGCAACAGCATTAATATCTATAGAAATCTCTAAAGATGGTGAATTATACACTACACCGTTAACCGTTGAGTTTTCGTCTGGTTGTGTGAGTTCAGGACAGGCATTAATTGACGAAACAGTTACTAGTATTGGTGGATTTGCACGCTCAACTTACCGCCCATTAACCTGTGTTGGTGGTGATATAATTACAGCAACAGTTATTACCGGTGGTGATACAGTTTCTGCAAATACAACTATTAATGTATCACCAGCAAATATTGGCTTTTTACAGTTTGTAGAAGTTACTGAACCTGTGATTGCTCTAAAAGGTACTGGTGGTGCTGATAGAACTGAGATATCAGAAGTAACTTTTAAACTTGTTGATTCAAATGGAAACGATTTGGCATCAAGAACTGTTAATTTTGAACTTTCTACGTCTGTAGGTGGAATAACATTAGGTACCGCCAGCGCGATTACTAATGCCAGCGGTGAAGTTACAACGTCAGTTCTTTCAGGCTCTATTGCTACACCAGTACGTGTAATTGCATCAAGTGAAGAAGACGTTGATGGCAGTACTGTTATTGTAACGGCTCCTTCAGATATTCTTGTTGTCAGTACAGGTATTGCTGATCAAAATAGCTTTTCATTATCGCGTTCTATTTTCAACCCTCATGCTTTGAATGTGGATGGTAATACAGTTGCGGTTAACGCTCGCCTAGCTGATCATTTTAATAACCCTGTTCCAGATGGTACTGCGGTAACATTTATTACAGAGGGCGGAGTAATAGAACCTAGCTGTGTAACAACAAGCGGTACATGTAGTGTAACGTGGACCAGTAGTAACCCACGACCATTTACTGATTCAATGTACGAAAATAGCATTACTCAAAAATGTGATGGTGGATTACCTTGTCCATTAGGTATTTTAAATAACGACCTAACGGTAGATTTACCACTTGGTGGGCGCGCTACAGTTCATGCATATGCAATTGGTGAAGAGACCTTCTCAGATTTAAATGGCAATGGTTATTTTGATAGTGAAGACTTCTTTGATGATTTATTCGATATTCCAGAAGCATTTATTGATAATAACGAAGATGGCAGTTATGGCGGTAAAGATTGTAATGATGGTACCGACCCATGTTCACGTGATAATTCAACCGGCGATGAGTTTGAAGAATTTGTAGATTTTGATGGTAATGGCGCTTGGACTACACAAAACGGTTTATACAACGGCTTATTGTGTCGTGAAGAAGGTGAAATCGCAGGAATATGTAGCCGCCAAATGGTTAATGTGTTCCAAAACCAAGAGATTGTAATGTCAGGCGATACGGCATTCTTTAGATTAGTAACCTATGCTGACGATTGCTCGGCTATTGTAGGTGCTAGTGCATCTGAAGTGCGTGTGAATAGTGATCCTACAAGCCCGTTAGTTCGTCGTTCACAAAACGATGCAACCAGTCAGTTAATGTGTCAGGTTGATTCAATAGACTTAACACAAACTGCAACAGGTACGTCTAGTTTAAGTCTTACAGTATTTATTGCGGATATTTATAACAACCCAATGCCGGCTGAGACAACCATTTCTATTTCAACAGATAATGGTATTTTGATAGGAACCGATAGTTATACTTACCCTAATACAACAAGTATTGTACCGGTAGGGTTATCGTTTGGTATTACGCGTGAGGATTTGGATGGCGGTAATGAGCAATTTAGTGGTTTTTTAACTATCAGTGCAGAAGCACCATCAGGGTTAGAAACGACACTTTCAATTAACGTAACCGACGATTTATAA
- the sohB gene encoding protease SohB, which translates to MEFLYEYGLFFAKTVTFVIAIAVVLMLIVASAVKPKSKKGEIEIEDVSEKLNELKESFLHNTLSKKELKAHQKQLKAQSKKSVSDEPKPRLYVVDFTGSMDAHEVESLREEVTAIISIADPKTDKVLVRLESGGGVVHGYGLAASQLQRIKSAGIPLSVAIDKVAASGGYMMACVADEILAAPFAIVGSIGVIAQIPNFNKILKKNDVDFEQITAGEFKRTLTLFGENTDKAREKFRDEIEETHGLFKTFVSTQRPSLNIDLVATGEHWFATQAIDKGLIDVIKTSDDALLEQQSERQIYKVKYKVKKGLSDKLALGLSSGVNKVGVSLLSKFKSMNP; encoded by the coding sequence TTGGAATTTTTATACGAATACGGTTTGTTTTTTGCCAAAACAGTGACATTTGTTATCGCAATTGCCGTTGTGTTAATGCTTATAGTTGCATCCGCCGTTAAGCCAAAATCGAAAAAAGGTGAGATTGAAATTGAAGATGTATCTGAAAAACTTAACGAGCTCAAAGAAAGTTTTTTGCACAATACATTGTCTAAAAAAGAGTTAAAAGCGCATCAAAAGCAGTTAAAAGCTCAGAGTAAAAAATCAGTTAGTGATGAACCAAAGCCTCGTTTATATGTAGTCGATTTTACGGGTAGTATGGATGCGCACGAAGTAGAAAGTTTACGAGAGGAAGTGACTGCTATTATTTCGATTGCAGATCCTAAAACAGATAAAGTATTAGTGCGTTTAGAAAGTGGTGGTGGGGTTGTTCATGGCTATGGGCTTGCAGCATCTCAGTTACAGAGAATTAAAAGCGCGGGTATTCCTTTAAGTGTAGCAATTGATAAAGTAGCAGCAAGCGGCGGTTATATGATGGCTTGTGTAGCTGATGAAATACTTGCAGCGCCATTTGCAATTGTAGGTTCGATTGGGGTGATTGCACAAATTCCTAACTTTAATAAAATATTAAAGAAAAACGACGTAGACTTTGAACAAATTACAGCAGGTGAGTTTAAACGTACACTCACATTATTTGGCGAAAACACAGATAAAGCACGTGAAAAGTTTCGTGACGAAATTGAAGAAACTCATGGTTTATTTAAAACCTTTGTAAGCACGCAGCGCCCAAGCCTAAATATTGATTTAGTGGCTACAGGTGAGCATTGGTTTGCAACGCAAGCAATTGATAAAGGCTTGATAGATGTTATTAAAACCAGTGATGATGCTTTATTAGAGCAGCAATCTGAGCGTCAAATATATAAAGTAAAATATAAAGTTAAAAAGGGGTTAAGTGATAAACTAGCACTTGGATTAAGCAGTGGTGTAAATAAGGTAGGGGTCAGCTTACTTTCAAAATTTAAGTCAATGAATCCCTAA
- a CDS encoding VolA/Pla-1 family phospholipase: MKKMLLSLSVTAALAGCGGGETLEDVKNDTATIVPNATVTFDPANGILSVPNDLLMSGTQDGTLNIPGELDDDNISISRAAYSDPQLALGALDGWSSQVPYKIDLTFPSGVSLDETSAASPGTLRIFEVVMGASLTDAECSVVTAGTACKLVGELTFGVDFITQASGDGVAVIPLKPFTPGSSYINVLTTGLKDSLGRPIQPSSTYASVSEEAPLITDAQLGLQGAVNSYENVVVSSGDITKEDIIFSSAMTIQSAGPVLGTIKNLLAASLQNDALPTPMVNVPEQDVVNVQQVFAAAGVTVSAAFSGVQYLKGNITLPMYLGTPTGTEISDLNDTYWQGMCDNAVAILGYKAAVGESFPTEPVSENDALCSALSDGQLRDLGLDSTRHLTKYNSIPKVQSMADVPVQITKPILPVINGIRAQLQLDAIEMPESGWPVVIMQHGITTDKESMLALTAQLSIQGFATAAIDHPRHGERGVDVDDDGTDDFNATTGSVLSYMNLSSLLVARDSLRQSSADLLGLRLGLNFINDATINAQDVTYIGHSLGSIVAPAFISQANNPLAPTVDPLFNVNTVALASGGGGIASFLLESAAFGPFIQGSVLSQAGTTEADEFNAYLQADAVSNCGVVLPDTEAYLTCGYNEYVASLTTAGETSKLTNIQGVFTQFAFAAQTALDSGDPTNYAAAVQALGTPVYTNVVVGDGADNKPDQVIPPMAANNPISGTIPLATFMGLETVSTTQALSETPASYLVKFTKGHHGSILTPAQDAAEAATVEGSAAANAEMQMQVAVYLATRGRMLLVTNSEIVTD; the protein is encoded by the coding sequence ATGAAAAAAATGCTACTCTCACTCTCTGTTACAGCTGCATTAGCAGGTTGTGGCGGCGGAGAAACGTTAGAAGACGTTAAGAACGACACAGCAACTATAGTTCCAAATGCAACGGTTACTTTCGATCCTGCAAATGGAATTTTATCAGTTCCTAATGATTTATTAATGAGCGGTACTCAAGACGGCACACTTAATATTCCTGGGGAATTAGATGATGACAACATATCTATTTCTCGCGCTGCTTATTCAGACCCTCAACTTGCTCTGGGTGCTTTAGATGGTTGGTCTTCACAAGTACCCTATAAAATTGATTTAACGTTTCCAAGCGGTGTTTCGCTTGATGAAACATCTGCTGCAAGTCCTGGTACGCTCAGAATTTTTGAAGTTGTGATGGGCGCAAGTCTAACGGATGCAGAATGTTCTGTAGTTACCGCTGGTACAGCCTGTAAATTAGTAGGTGAACTTACATTTGGTGTAGATTTTATAACTCAAGCCTCTGGTGATGGAGTCGCTGTTATACCGCTTAAACCATTTACACCAGGTAGCTCTTACATAAATGTTTTAACTACAGGGCTTAAAGATTCGTTAGGACGTCCTATTCAACCTTCTTCTACTTACGCTTCTGTAAGTGAAGAAGCTCCGCTTATTACCGATGCTCAACTTGGGTTACAAGGCGCTGTAAATAGCTACGAAAACGTGGTTGTAAGCTCAGGAGATATTACCAAAGAAGATATTATCTTTTCTTCTGCGATGACTATTCAATCAGCAGGGCCAGTACTTGGTACTATTAAAAATTTACTTGCAGCTAGTTTGCAAAATGATGCATTGCCAACACCAATGGTTAATGTACCTGAGCAAGATGTAGTGAATGTTCAGCAAGTTTTTGCAGCAGCTGGTGTTACAGTATCAGCTGCTTTTTCTGGTGTTCAGTATTTAAAAGGTAACATTACATTACCTATGTATTTAGGAACACCAACAGGAACAGAAATAAGCGATTTAAACGATACATACTGGCAAGGTATGTGTGATAACGCCGTTGCTATTTTGGGGTATAAAGCAGCAGTTGGGGAATCGTTTCCTACAGAGCCTGTGAGTGAGAATGATGCGCTCTGTTCAGCTTTAAGCGATGGCCAACTTCGTGATTTAGGTTTGGATTCTACTCGACACTTAACTAAGTATAATTCTATCCCTAAAGTTCAAAGCATGGCTGATGTGCCAGTACAAATAACTAAACCAATTTTACCCGTTATAAACGGTATACGCGCACAACTTCAGTTAGATGCAATTGAAATGCCTGAAAGTGGCTGGCCAGTAGTCATTATGCAACATGGCATAACTACAGATAAAGAAAGCATGTTAGCACTGACCGCGCAACTATCAATTCAAGGATTTGCTACAGCAGCAATAGATCACCCTCGCCATGGTGAGCGTGGAGTTGATGTTGATGATGATGGAACAGACGACTTTAATGCAACAACGGGCTCTGTGCTTAGTTACATGAATTTAAGTTCATTGCTTGTTGCGCGTGATAGTTTACGTCAATCTTCAGCTGATTTATTAGGTTTACGTTTAGGGTTAAACTTTATAAATGATGCAACGATTAACGCACAAGACGTCACTTACATTGGTCATTCATTAGGCTCTATTGTCGCTCCTGCATTTATTTCACAAGCAAATAATCCATTAGCGCCAACGGTTGATCCATTATTTAATGTAAACACAGTAGCACTTGCGAGTGGCGGTGGCGGTATTGCTAGCTTCTTACTTGAGTCGGCAGCATTTGGTCCATTTATTCAAGGTTCAGTGTTATCTCAAGCTGGCACAACAGAGGCAGATGAGTTTAACGCATATTTACAGGCTGATGCAGTGTCTAACTGTGGAGTCGTGTTACCAGATACAGAAGCATATTTAACGTGTGGTTATAACGAGTATGTAGCTTCTTTAACTACAGCTGGTGAAACAAGCAAGCTTACTAATATTCAAGGTGTGTTTACTCAGTTTGCATTTGCTGCACAAACAGCCCTTGATAGCGGCGACCCAACAAATTATGCGGCAGCGGTACAAGCTTTAGGTACACCTGTTTATACAAATGTTGTTGTAGGTGATGGCGCAGATAATAAGCCTGATCAAGTGATACCACCAATGGCTGCAAATAACCCTATTTCGGGCACAATTCCACTGGCCACTTTTATGGGGCTAGAGACTGTAAGCACAACTCAAGCGTTGAGTGAAACACCAGCAAGCTACTTAGTTAAATTTACTAAAGGGCACCACGGTTCTATATTAACGCCTGCTCAAGATGCTGCAGAGGCGGCTACTGTAGAAGGGAGCGCGGCAGCAAATGCAGAAATGCAAATGCAAGTTGCTGTTTACTTAGCAACACGTGGTCGTATGTTATTAGTAACAAATAGTGAAATTGTTACTGATTAA
- a CDS encoding dicarboxylate/amino acid:cation symporter — protein sequence MSKIRSMSLTTRIMIGMALGVAVGFVFQAILAGEDDYLIPLGLFSLPIKAFFVDGIFHVGGQIFIASLKMLVVPLVFVSLVCGTCSLSDPKKLGRLGGKSIGLYLLTTAVAITVAITLALLFSPGEGISLPSNATYDAKEAPTLARVIIDMFPTNPFEAMAKGNMLQVIVFALLFGVAMALSGKTGKRVASVFEDLNTVILKLVTLLMNIAPYGVFFLMAKLFTTIELNLIVSLAKYFGVVVLALLLHALVNYTLLLKVLTGLNPLIFLAKMKHTCLFAFSTSSSSATMPITLETATKKLGANNSVASFTIPLGATINMDGTAIMQGVATVFIAQVFSVDLTISDYLMVILTATLASVGTAGVPGVGLIMLAMVLNQVGLPVEGIAIIIGVDRLLDMTRTAVNVTGDCMITCVVAKSEGELDESIFNDPNAAKDLEDYHKSIDS from the coding sequence ATGTCAAAAATCCGTTCAATGAGTTTAACCACTCGCATCATGATTGGTATGGCGCTTGGGGTTGCAGTAGGTTTTGTATTTCAGGCTATATTAGCTGGTGAAGACGATTATCTAATACCACTTGGGTTATTCTCTTTGCCAATTAAAGCCTTTTTCGTAGATGGTATTTTTCATGTTGGTGGCCAAATATTCATAGCCAGCTTAAAAATGTTAGTTGTACCACTTGTATTTGTATCGCTTGTTTGTGGTACGTGTAGTTTAAGTGATCCTAAAAAATTAGGTCGTTTAGGTGGAAAATCTATTGGCTTATATTTACTAACCACTGCGGTTGCAATTACGGTTGCTATTACTCTTGCTTTATTATTCAGCCCAGGTGAAGGGATTAGCCTTCCATCGAATGCAACTTACGATGCTAAAGAAGCACCGACCCTTGCCCGTGTAATTATAGATATGTTCCCTACTAACCCGTTTGAAGCAATGGCTAAAGGTAATATGCTTCAGGTCATAGTGTTTGCACTATTATTTGGTGTAGCAATGGCATTAAGTGGTAAAACTGGCAAGCGTGTAGCAAGTGTTTTTGAAGACTTAAATACAGTTATTTTAAAACTTGTAACATTACTAATGAATATTGCACCTTACGGTGTATTTTTCTTAATGGCTAAATTATTTACAACTATTGAACTTAACTTAATTGTTAGTTTAGCCAAGTATTTTGGTGTTGTTGTATTGGCATTATTATTACACGCGCTTGTAAATTACACGTTACTACTTAAAGTGCTTACAGGCTTAAACCCACTTATTTTCTTAGCAAAAATGAAGCACACCTGTTTATTTGCATTTAGTACCTCAAGCTCTAGCGCAACTATGCCTATCACGCTTGAAACAGCAACAAAAAAACTAGGTGCAAACAACTCAGTGGCGTCGTTTACCATACCGCTAGGCGCTACTATCAACATGGATGGCACCGCTATTATGCAGGGTGTAGCTACTGTATTTATTGCTCAAGTGTTTAGTGTTGATTTAACTATTTCTGATTATTTAATGGTTATATTAACGGCAACACTTGCCTCTGTAGGAACTGCAGGCGTACCCGGTGTTGGTTTAATTATGCTAGCAATGGTGCTTAACCAAGTAGGACTTCCTGTTGAAGGGATTGCAATAATTATCGGCGTAGACCGCTTACTTGATATGACACGCACTGCGGTTAACGTTACCGGTGATTGTATGATTACCTGTGTGGTTGCTAAATCAGAAGGCGAGCTTGATGAGAGCATTTTCAACGACCCAAATGCTGCCAAAGACTTAGAAGATTATCATAAGTCTATCGACTCATAA